A genomic window from Mesosutterella faecium includes:
- a CDS encoding DNA topoisomerase, with the protein MRTYIADNAAAAAAIGRRLGIRQERDGLLLCEGGEAVCWCAGPLFRIAPPERFLEAGEPEAVPGTGIVFPRRWILEPVEGRGRDILRGALRSALERSDEAVVATAAGREGARKGWEILEALGFGGRRLRLLPEEIEERSGPGLPAARPLAASDPELAAGLARARADWILGTGLSRAAGLAARTSDPVFPDRIAAGRLTAPVLQAVADRDEDVARQRAHPRIIVTAGIRHARGDWTAALIPPGGGFSIGCAEDVERLCSRVELHTGEVTEWFSCEREAPPPPPATAAEAALWAEKKLRLMPEESLRSIASLEKKGLLTRGAPPGLRAPRWEGAQAALSAASEFEPRLRPLLALADFSRRRAGFASFPWREGGLFPTGAAPEEPLAEPEKSLFFFASRLVLAQFFPDCRYRESRARAAIRGFAFEGRTRTLVRAGWAALFDHGLARSDERGLPPMERGDRVTARRLSARFSRGRPLYSSAASVARTLLETSGEPRLAFCEANRAALLLELLREKKLVLRLTSGRYRATDRGRALLAALPEEFREPRFCARFEATLHGIESGRQSETELEQEAKEMVLLAAGQLPRPAPALS; encoded by the coding sequence ATGAGGACCTACATCGCGGACAACGCCGCGGCCGCCGCCGCGATCGGCCGGCGGCTCGGCATCAGGCAGGAGCGGGACGGGCTGCTCCTTTGCGAAGGGGGCGAGGCCGTGTGCTGGTGCGCGGGCCCCCTTTTCAGGATCGCCCCGCCCGAGCGCTTCCTCGAAGCGGGCGAGCCCGAGGCGGTTCCGGGCACGGGGATCGTCTTTCCGCGCCGCTGGATCCTCGAGCCCGTGGAGGGCCGGGGAAGGGACATCCTGCGCGGGGCGCTCCGGAGCGCGCTCGAGCGCTCGGACGAGGCGGTCGTCGCGACCGCCGCCGGGCGCGAGGGCGCGAGAAAGGGCTGGGAGATCCTCGAAGCGCTCGGGTTCGGGGGACGGAGGCTGAGGCTCCTGCCCGAAGAGATCGAGGAGCGCTCAGGCCCCGGGCTCCCCGCGGCCCGGCCCCTCGCGGCGTCGGACCCGGAGCTTGCCGCGGGGCTCGCCCGCGCCCGCGCCGACTGGATTCTCGGCACGGGGCTCAGCCGCGCCGCGGGGCTTGCGGCCCGGACTTCCGACCCGGTCTTTCCCGACCGGATCGCGGCCGGGCGGCTCACCGCGCCGGTCCTCCAGGCGGTCGCAGACCGCGACGAGGACGTCGCGCGGCAGCGCGCTCACCCGCGGATCATCGTCACCGCCGGCATCCGTCACGCGCGCGGCGACTGGACGGCCGCTCTCATCCCCCCGGGCGGGGGCTTTTCGATCGGCTGCGCGGAGGACGTCGAGCGGCTCTGCTCGCGGGTGGAGCTGCACACCGGGGAGGTGACCGAGTGGTTTTCCTGCGAGCGGGAAGCCCCTCCCCCGCCTCCCGCGACCGCGGCCGAGGCCGCGCTCTGGGCGGAGAAAAAACTGCGGCTGATGCCGGAAGAGTCCCTGCGCTCGATCGCCTCCCTCGAAAAGAAGGGCCTGCTCACGCGGGGCGCGCCGCCCGGGCTCAGGGCCCCGCGCTGGGAGGGCGCGCAGGCAGCGCTGTCCGCCGCCTCGGAGTTCGAGCCCCGCCTGCGGCCGCTCCTTGCCCTGGCCGATTTCAGCCGCAGGCGCGCGGGCTTTGCCTCCTTTCCCTGGCGCGAGGGCGGCCTTTTCCCCACGGGGGCCGCGCCCGAAGAGCCTCTGGCGGAGCCGGAAAAGAGCCTCTTTTTCTTCGCTTCGAGACTCGTGCTCGCGCAGTTCTTCCCGGACTGCCGCTACCGCGAAAGCCGCGCCCGGGCGGCGATCCGGGGCTTCGCCTTCGAAGGGCGGACGAGAACCCTCGTGCGGGCTGGCTGGGCCGCGCTTTTCGATCATGGGCTCGCCCGCTCCGACGAGCGGGGGCTGCCTCCCATGGAGCGGGGCGACCGCGTCACGGCGCGGCGCCTCTCGGCCCGCTTCAGTCGCGGGCGCCCCCTCTACAGCTCGGCCGCCTCGGTCGCCCGAACCCTTCTCGAAACCTCGGGCGAACCCCGGCTTGCCTTCTGCGAGGCTAACCGGGCGGCCCTGCTTCTCGAGTTGCTTCGGGAGAAAAAGCTGGTCCTCAGGCTCACTTCGGGCCGCTACCGGGCGACCGACAGAGGCCGGGCTCTCCTTGCAGCGCTCCCCGAGGAGTTCCGCGAACCCCGCTTCTGCGCGCGCTTTGAAGCGACACTGCACGGGATCGAGTCGGGAAGGCAAAGCGAAACGGAGCTCGAGCAGGAAGCAAAGGAGATGGTCCTCCTGGCCGCCGGGCAGCTTCCCCGACCCGCTCCGGCGCTTTCCTGA
- a CDS encoding ArdC family protein, producing the protein MENGKNRSEPGDFQLAYARETARQLIAQFERGTSPYQKSWAGESLRLPYNPKTGTRYQGINALKLLMQGRADSRWLTLRQINELGGRVRRGEHGVRCFYFAQKMVPRGEWLRARGRTEEAAAADRSERVRVLIPCPFTVFNAEQAESLELGGAEKDERAGWTPVERAEQLLRNSGAVFRCEKGDRACYNASEDVIVLPLRSQFAAPSEFYDAALHELGHWTGHESRLNRFSGGAPVAFGSPEYAKEELRAETASLMVAAQIGLPHHLKNHASYIAGWVGVLRDDPKELLRACSDAQRITDYLLQYDREQVWVVNYDRRIAFREDADQAIRRCEAFINEHALLPERFRASVVRLMGERSIVKRDAEWEVARKALSPDTNGPILERSGLKGIALVREPHRFISWARAADPELGEYALRQVRRALGPRRAESALRRSMLPEARTAEAGLSARLRLHFARAAQNARDALTKLREAPAGQQREALGKAREKAARSLGVAPGKERPKEPEAPEAPRKKALQKEITR; encoded by the coding sequence ATGGAAAACGGAAAGAATCGCAGTGAACCGGGCGACTTCCAGCTCGCCTACGCGCGCGAGACCGCGCGGCAGCTCATCGCCCAGTTCGAGCGGGGCACCTCGCCCTACCAGAAGAGCTGGGCCGGGGAGAGCCTTCGCCTGCCCTACAACCCGAAGACCGGCACGCGCTACCAGGGCATCAACGCGCTCAAGCTCCTGATGCAGGGACGAGCCGACAGCCGCTGGCTCACGCTGCGGCAGATCAACGAGCTCGGGGGCCGGGTGCGCCGCGGCGAGCACGGCGTGCGCTGCTTTTACTTCGCGCAGAAGATGGTCCCGCGCGGGGAGTGGCTGCGCGCCCGAGGCAGGACTGAGGAGGCGGCCGCGGCCGACCGCTCGGAGCGGGTGCGGGTGCTGATCCCCTGCCCCTTCACGGTCTTCAACGCCGAGCAGGCCGAGTCTCTGGAGCTTGGCGGCGCGGAAAAAGACGAGCGCGCGGGCTGGACCCCGGTCGAGCGGGCCGAGCAGCTGCTTCGCAACTCCGGCGCGGTGTTTCGCTGCGAAAAGGGCGACCGCGCCTGCTACAACGCCTCCGAGGACGTCATCGTGCTGCCGCTTCGCAGCCAGTTCGCGGCCCCCTCCGAGTTCTACGACGCGGCGCTGCACGAGCTCGGCCACTGGACGGGGCACGAGAGCCGGCTCAACCGCTTCTCGGGCGGCGCCCCGGTCGCCTTCGGCTCGCCCGAATACGCAAAGGAGGAGCTGCGGGCCGAAACCGCCTCGCTCATGGTGGCCGCGCAGATCGGCCTCCCCCACCACCTGAAGAACCACGCCTCCTACATCGCGGGCTGGGTGGGGGTGCTGCGCGACGACCCGAAGGAGCTGCTGCGCGCCTGCTCGGACGCCCAGCGCATCACCGACTACCTGCTGCAGTACGACCGCGAGCAGGTCTGGGTCGTGAACTACGACCGCAGGATCGCCTTCCGCGAGGACGCCGACCAAGCGATCCGGCGCTGCGAGGCCTTCATCAACGAACACGCGCTGCTGCCCGAGCGCTTCCGCGCATCGGTCGTGCGCCTGATGGGCGAGAGGTCGATCGTAAAGCGAGACGCCGAGTGGGAGGTGGCCCGAAAGGCGCTCTCGCCCGACACGAACGGCCCGATCCTCGAGCGCTCGGGGCTCAAAGGGATCGCGCTCGTGCGCGAGCCCCACCGCTTCATCTCGTGGGCGAGGGCGGCCGACCCGGAGCTGGGCGAGTACGCGCTGCGGCAGGTGCGCCGCGCACTCGGCCCCCGGAGGGCCGAGTCGGCCCTGCGCCGCTCGATGCTCCCTGAGGCGAGGACAGCGGAGGCGGGGCTCTCGGCCCGGCTGCGGCTGCACTTCGCGCGGGCCGCGCAAAACGCCCGCGACGCGCTCACGAAGCTTCGCGAGGCGCCGGCCGGGCAGCAGCGCGAGGCGCTCGGGAAGGCGCGCGAAAAAGCGGCCCGAAGCCTCGGGGTCGCGCCCGGGAAAGAGCGCCCGAAAGAGCCCGAAGCGCCTGAAGCGCCCCGGAAGAAGGCGCTGCAGAAGGAGATCACAAGATGA
- a CDS encoding autotransporter domain-containing protein: MNKIYKTIWSDARRCFMVVNETQKAHVKTTRSAVFAAVASAVLLLPGAATAAYTEPGQVASSAQAVSEAVASWETDEYKKDWGLAAMHASKAYALGFHGQGTTVGIMDSGALIQIHPQLTGDRFHASTADAEYGSSGERYPQHSEEDGRGEYTPGLGAGTTISGSWVKGVNDSHGTHVTGTVGANRDGEEFHGVAWGADLWIGNTGGTDDTNYGPFQDYKFFKSGWSALADNVVKANGEERGGFINNSFGTNTRRVVTDPNAKGPDGGNIAAHNPTNTVSETEYEYFLFNNRYVGTGGTVSWNQSFVDAAYEAVKDKNVVQVITTGNRDFDNPFYRPLYPYFNPDAESRWVAVAGLQQSQEGGYELIGRFNEAGNAKWWTVAAPGSKIYSSTVSDDGEAGYASWGGTSMAAPHVTGALTVLMSRYQDMNALQVRDVMFTTANHKNPDGSNMKGWDNHDGTTPADGQVSDRMGWGVPDLDKGMYGPGQFLGHFDYNMARTPLDVWTNDITQAALDQRKTEDAAWKAAAEKWLANPTLTLGEEYSDAERRLLGDILLETDDDIVGISDENEKIDKSDAIAWRKAYYGKRLEAIKAKIEQGLYNGSLTKRGEGTLVMTGNNTYRGGTVIEAGTLLGFNDSFGVTELESGAAAGSAAAPAAAAPGYGNGKVTVNGGTFGLLSSYDDGFTKTGVNTDTNSDHSVDVTVNNGGTLGVAAGQSVEAGSLTFNKGAKVSVISTDRDTAAEALRGQAQSGTISADSITGAANLSAATDYALLKTDVKVEGSTLTATLSRDETKTLGSYASTGIGRSIAKQIESAPDSVAFNALGVSTKKEVSSVLDALDSDFYLSARNATVTNALTLARTVKDQANGIGDARVVEMKDGTARIWATGMGAWADLDYNADFDSDYYVGLVGGEVDVGSTTKLGAFFGYGQSKYDSSEGKIDSDDLHLGLYGVTNLEPVKLTYGASYTWQDRDNTRKFRLGDLREDSKHSTDAHVFQVFGEAAWTGLNTAGYAIEPYFGLSYMRVDSDRVKDEAAGLPLATAVDDSNIGITTLGLRAAANFKAGSVDLQLKGDVAWNHFFGDNRPEAQFQVLDAGWTKIKGEKLSDMATVGVGLEAKFTKNATLGIFYTGAFDGDVTSHGAGAHLRINF; the protein is encoded by the coding sequence ATGAATAAAATCTACAAGACCATCTGGAGCGACGCCCGTCGCTGCTTCATGGTTGTGAACGAAACACAAAAGGCGCATGTCAAAACCACGAGATCGGCGGTGTTCGCGGCGGTCGCTTCCGCCGTCCTCCTTCTGCCGGGAGCGGCAACAGCCGCCTATACGGAGCCCGGCCAGGTCGCCTCAAGCGCCCAGGCCGTGAGCGAGGCCGTCGCCTCCTGGGAAACCGACGAATACAAAAAGGACTGGGGCCTTGCGGCCATGCACGCCTCCAAGGCTTATGCGCTCGGCTTCCACGGCCAGGGCACGACCGTTGGAATCATGGACTCCGGGGCACTCATCCAGATTCACCCGCAGCTCACGGGTGACCGTTTTCACGCCTCGACGGCCGACGCCGAGTACGGCTCGAGCGGCGAGCGCTATCCGCAGCACTCCGAGGAGGATGGCCGCGGGGAGTACACGCCTGGCCTGGGCGCAGGCACGACCATCAGCGGCAGCTGGGTGAAGGGCGTGAACGACAGCCACGGCACCCATGTGACGGGCACGGTGGGCGCTAACCGCGACGGCGAGGAATTCCACGGCGTCGCCTGGGGCGCCGACCTCTGGATAGGCAACACCGGCGGCACCGACGACACAAACTACGGGCCGTTCCAGGACTATAAATTCTTCAAGTCGGGCTGGAGCGCCCTGGCCGACAACGTTGTGAAGGCAAACGGCGAGGAACGCGGGGGCTTCATCAACAACTCCTTCGGAACCAACACCCGCAGGGTCGTGACTGATCCCAACGCCAAAGGCCCGGACGGCGGCAACATTGCGGCCCATAACCCGACCAACACTGTGTCGGAAACCGAATACGAGTATTTCCTCTTCAACAACCGCTACGTCGGCACGGGCGGCACGGTAAGCTGGAACCAGTCCTTCGTCGACGCGGCCTATGAGGCGGTGAAGGACAAGAACGTCGTACAGGTGATCACCACAGGCAACCGCGACTTTGACAACCCGTTCTACCGTCCGCTCTACCCCTACTTCAACCCGGACGCGGAAAGCCGCTGGGTGGCCGTGGCCGGTCTGCAGCAAAGCCAGGAGGGAGGCTACGAGCTCATCGGCCGCTTCAACGAAGCGGGCAACGCCAAGTGGTGGACCGTGGCAGCTCCCGGCAGCAAGATTTACAGCTCAACGGTGTCCGATGACGGCGAGGCAGGCTATGCGAGCTGGGGCGGCACTTCAATGGCTGCGCCCCACGTCACGGGCGCACTCACGGTGCTCATGTCGCGCTACCAGGACATGAACGCGCTGCAGGTCCGCGACGTCATGTTCACGACTGCAAACCACAAGAACCCCGATGGCTCGAACATGAAGGGATGGGACAACCATGACGGGACCACGCCCGCGGACGGGCAGGTCTCCGACCGCATGGGCTGGGGCGTTCCGGACCTTGACAAGGGCATGTACGGCCCCGGGCAGTTCCTCGGGCACTTCGACTACAACATGGCCCGCACCCCGCTCGATGTCTGGACCAATGACATTACGCAGGCAGCCCTTGATCAAAGGAAAACCGAGGACGCCGCCTGGAAGGCTGCGGCCGAGAAGTGGTTGGCCAACCCGACTCTCACTCTGGGCGAAGAATACTCCGACGCTGAAAGAAGGCTCCTTGGCGACATTCTCCTCGAGACCGATGACGACATCGTGGGCATCAGCGATGAAAACGAGAAGATTGACAAGTCCGACGCCATTGCCTGGCGCAAGGCCTACTACGGCAAGCGGCTCGAGGCAATCAAGGCGAAGATCGAGCAGGGGCTCTACAACGGCTCGCTCACGAAGCGCGGCGAGGGCACGCTGGTCATGACCGGCAACAACACCTATCGCGGCGGCACGGTCATCGAGGCGGGCACGCTGCTCGGCTTCAATGACTCGTTCGGCGTCACCGAGCTCGAGTCTGGCGCGGCAGCCGGAAGCGCCGCGGCGCCCGCGGCAGCCGCCCCCGGCTACGGCAACGGCAAAGTCACGGTCAACGGCGGCACCTTCGGTCTGCTCAGCTCCTATGACGACGGCTTCACGAAGACCGGCGTGAACACCGACACGAACAGCGACCACTCCGTCGACGTCACCGTGAACAACGGCGGCACGCTGGGCGTGGCGGCCGGCCAGAGCGTCGAGGCGGGCAGCCTCACCTTTAATAAAGGCGCCAAGGTCTCTGTTATCTCCACGGACCGCGACACGGCGGCCGAGGCTCTGCGCGGCCAGGCTCAGAGCGGCACGATCAGCGCGGACTCCATCACGGGGGCCGCGAACCTCTCTGCCGCAACGGACTACGCTCTCCTCAAGACCGACGTGAAGGTCGAGGGAAGCACCCTGACGGCCACGCTCTCGCGTGACGAAACGAAGACCCTGGGCTCGTACGCGAGCACCGGCATCGGACGCTCCATTGCGAAGCAGATTGAAAGCGCGCCCGACAGCGTTGCGTTCAACGCTCTCGGCGTTTCGACCAAGAAGGAAGTGAGCAGCGTACTCGACGCCCTGGACAGCGACTTCTATCTGTCGGCCCGCAACGCGACCGTCACCAACGCGCTCACGCTCGCGCGCACGGTGAAGGACCAGGCCAACGGCATTGGCGACGCCCGCGTGGTGGAAATGAAGGACGGAACCGCCCGGATCTGGGCGACCGGCATGGGGGCCTGGGCTGACCTCGACTACAACGCCGACTTTGACTCCGACTACTACGTCGGGCTCGTGGGCGGCGAAGTCGACGTGGGCAGCACCACCAAGCTCGGCGCCTTCTTCGGCTACGGCCAGTCGAAGTACGACAGCAGCGAGGGCAAGATCGACAGCGACGACCTGCACCTCGGGCTCTACGGCGTCACGAACCTCGAGCCGGTGAAGCTCACCTACGGCGCGTCCTACACCTGGCAGGACCGCGACAACACCCGCAAGTTCCGCCTGGGCGACCTGCGCGAGGACAGCAAGCACAGCACCGACGCCCATGTCTTCCAGGTCTTCGGCGAGGCGGCCTGGACGGGCCTGAACACCGCCGGCTACGCGATCGAGCCCTACTTCGGCCTCTCCTACATGCGGGTCGACTCCGACCGGGTGAAGGACGAGGCCGCGGGACTGCCGCTTGCAACCGCGGTTGACGACTCGAACATCGGCATCACCACGCTCGGGCTGCGCGCAGCCGCGAACTTCAAGGCGGGCAGCGTCGACCTGCAGCTCAAGGGCGACGTCGCCTGGAACCACTTCTTCGGCGACAACCGCCCCGAGGCGCAGTTCCAGGTGCTCGATGCCGGCTGGACGAAGATCAAGGGCGAGAAGCTCTCCGACATGGCGACCGTGGGCGTGGGGCTCGAGGCGAAGTTCACGAAGAACGCGACCCTCGGGATCTTCTACACGGGAGCCTTCGACGGCGACGTGACCTCGCACGGAGCGGGTGCGCACCTGCGCATCAACTTCTAA
- a CDS encoding C69 family dipeptidase produces the protein MKVRTTLLAAALTGALAAFSLQALACSTVIVGKAASATGNILIGHNEDNGGRIFNPQYYVPPATHKAGEMITFEPAAAQIPQVGKTLGFYWSQTLSSKGSSFSDGFVNDAGVIIVSNACTGIYDTDQKLTDGGVGYGIRRLMAERAHSAREAVQIAIDLLGKYGYFSEGRTYTVADAKEAWQIAIHKGDTWVARRVKDSEVVYIPNNFMIGVVDATDKDNVIVSPGLIERSIKNGRYKPAKPGVYTDFNYRLAVQPPERRAAQYNFSRNQLAWNYILGQKITDPESFPYSATPSRKFTLDDVKAILRLHEEKFGAEDDGWLHYRGFGTCRVTSHESLVLEQNKNPKLISGYRTYSRPCESPYIPFFPLAKPDRSLSYMTPAEATAEQFHALDKRFDYRPSYGATAFVNNANAVDYLAGSAYEANREMIAKLEKRWEGERASMLSRARKGFVKKDSSATMRTLHRFNSAKLHEAQAAVREQLRRITPWRVQAMSRELDPASEGPVTFVLFSSKGFDARKIDKDHTWAGLSHESITNGRTLSESTGKAVGFEEKDVNGDGLPDMAITFRQKDVAKNMLPGVAYDTYLYTRAGGTRITGFDVLRVKGETRTSIEK, from the coding sequence ATGAAAGTTCGCACTACGCTGCTTGCGGCCGCCCTCACCGGCGCGCTCGCGGCTTTTTCCCTGCAGGCCCTCGCCTGCTCGACGGTGATCGTCGGCAAGGCGGCTTCCGCCACCGGCAACATCCTCATCGGCCACAACGAGGACAACGGCGGGCGCATCTTCAACCCGCAGTACTACGTTCCGCCCGCGACCCACAAGGCGGGAGAAATGATCACGTTCGAGCCCGCTGCGGCTCAAATCCCGCAGGTCGGGAAAACTCTCGGCTTCTACTGGTCGCAGACGCTTTCCTCGAAGGGTTCGTCCTTTTCTGACGGATTTGTAAACGACGCGGGCGTGATCATCGTCTCGAACGCCTGCACTGGCATCTACGACACCGACCAGAAGCTCACTGACGGGGGCGTGGGCTACGGCATTCGGCGCCTCATGGCCGAACGCGCGCATTCCGCCCGCGAGGCGGTCCAGATCGCAATCGACCTGCTCGGCAAATACGGCTACTTCTCCGAGGGCCGCACCTATACGGTGGCCGACGCGAAGGAAGCCTGGCAGATCGCCATCCATAAAGGCGACACCTGGGTCGCGCGCCGCGTGAAGGACAGCGAGGTGGTCTACATCCCCAACAACTTCATGATCGGAGTGGTGGACGCGACCGACAAGGACAACGTGATCGTGTCGCCGGGGCTGATCGAACGCTCGATCAAAAACGGCCGCTACAAGCCCGCAAAGCCCGGCGTCTACACCGACTTCAACTACCGGCTCGCCGTGCAGCCGCCGGAGCGCCGCGCAGCCCAGTACAACTTCAGCCGCAACCAGCTCGCCTGGAACTATATCCTCGGGCAGAAGATCACCGACCCGGAGTCCTTCCCCTATTCGGCCACGCCTTCGCGCAAGTTCACGCTCGACGACGTGAAGGCGATTCTGAGGCTGCACGAGGAGAAGTTCGGCGCCGAGGACGACGGCTGGCTGCACTACCGGGGATTCGGGACCTGCCGCGTCACCTCGCACGAATCGCTCGTGCTCGAGCAGAACAAGAACCCGAAGCTCATCTCGGGCTACCGCACTTACTCGCGTCCCTGCGAATCGCCCTACATCCCGTTCTTCCCGCTCGCGAAGCCTGATCGGAGTCTGTCCTACATGACGCCCGCCGAGGCCACCGCGGAGCAGTTCCACGCCCTTGACAAGCGCTTCGACTACCGGCCCTCCTACGGCGCGACCGCCTTTGTGAACAACGCGAATGCGGTCGACTATCTCGCGGGCAGCGCCTACGAGGCAAACCGGGAAATGATCGCGAAGCTTGAAAAACGCTGGGAAGGCGAGCGCGCCTCGATGCTCTCCAGAGCGCGGAAAGGCTTCGTGAAGAAGGACTCTTCGGCCACGATGAGGACGCTGCACCGCTTCAACAGCGCGAAGCTCCATGAGGCGCAGGCCGCCGTCAGGGAGCAGCTGCGCAGGATCACGCCCTGGCGCGTTCAGGCGATGAGCCGCGAACTCGATCCCGCGAGCGAAGGGCCCGTCACCTTCGTGCTCTTCAGCAGCAAAGGGTTCGACGCGAGGAAGATCGACAAGGACCACACCTGGGCAGGCCTGAGCCACGAGTCGATCACGAACGGCAGGACCCTCTCGGAGAGCACTGGAAAAGCGGTGGGATTTGAGGAAAAGGACGTGAACGGCGACGGGCTGCC